One window of the Candidatus Jettenia sp. genome contains the following:
- the serA gene encoding phosphoglycerate dehydrogenase produces MLVLIADELPDICIEILEKAGLEVLKKPGIKADELKTIIHTCDGIILRSGTKITAALLENAQKLKAVCRAGVGVDNVDVSAATKKGIVVMNTPEGNITSTAEHTVALLFSLSRFIPQACSSVKAGKWERKQYTGFQIAGKTIGIIGLGRVGRQVAKRANALEMKVIGYDPFISQEITSQYSINITRNLKELLSQADYITIHVPFNSETKNLIRQPEFSCMKKGVRIINCARGGIISEEDLYNAIKNGQVAGAAIDVFDVEPPVGNKLLELDQVIATPHLGASTEEAQFAVAVEAAEQMADALTGKGFRNAVNLPPYNPEEYINLKPYTILAEKMGSLLIQIAKENIRAIHITYAGEICKKNVRLVTDSLLVGLLKPSLEDGVNLVSAPILLAERGIKVDVTTSNIISDFTSLVTAKITTTKDELTISGAVFGKNEPRIVDINGYGVEASLNEHMLVLFGKDKPGLIGDIGSLLGRKKINIAQMAFGRKEIGGNAITILNVDAPLPLECLQEIEKLGHIESANLIHL; encoded by the coding sequence ATGCTGGTTTTGATTGCTGATGAACTTCCCGATATATGTATTGAAATACTTGAAAAAGCTGGCCTTGAGGTTTTAAAAAAACCCGGCATAAAAGCAGATGAATTAAAAACAATCATCCACACCTGTGATGGAATTATCCTGCGCAGTGGCACAAAGATTACAGCAGCCTTACTTGAAAATGCTCAAAAATTAAAGGCAGTTTGTCGTGCTGGAGTCGGAGTTGACAACGTAGATGTTTCCGCTGCTACCAAAAAAGGTATCGTAGTCATGAATACACCGGAAGGAAATATTACTTCAACCGCCGAACATACGGTGGCTTTACTATTTTCTCTTTCACGTTTTATACCACAGGCATGCTCGTCGGTAAAAGCAGGAAAGTGGGAAAGAAAACAGTATACCGGTTTTCAAATTGCCGGAAAGACTATCGGTATCATTGGACTTGGCAGGGTGGGAAGGCAGGTTGCAAAACGTGCCAATGCCCTAGAAATGAAGGTAATCGGGTATGATCCATTTATTTCCCAAGAAATCACATCTCAATATAGCATCAACATTACCAGAAATCTTAAAGAATTGCTTTCTCAGGCTGATTATATAACAATCCACGTACCTTTCAATAGTGAGACTAAAAACCTTATAAGGCAACCTGAATTTTCTTGCATGAAAAAGGGTGTTCGAATTATCAACTGCGCACGGGGAGGGATTATTTCTGAAGAAGACCTTTACAATGCCATAAAAAATGGTCAGGTAGCAGGAGCTGCTATAGATGTATTCGATGTAGAACCACCGGTAGGCAACAAATTACTCGAATTAGACCAAGTAATTGCGACTCCTCATTTAGGGGCATCAACAGAAGAGGCTCAATTTGCTGTAGCCGTTGAAGCTGCCGAACAAATGGCTGATGCGCTTACGGGAAAGGGATTTAGAAACGCGGTAAATCTTCCGCCTTACAATCCCGAAGAATATATCAACCTGAAACCCTATACCATTCTTGCAGAGAAAATGGGGTCGCTCCTTATTCAAATTGCGAAAGAAAATATACGGGCAATACACATTACTTATGCAGGAGAAATATGCAAGAAGAATGTTCGGCTCGTTACTGATAGTTTGCTTGTAGGATTGCTCAAACCTTCTCTTGAAGACGGTGTCAATCTTGTTAGTGCGCCTATTCTTTTAGCGGAGCGTGGTATTAAGGTTGATGTAACTACGAGTAATATTATCAGCGATTTTACTAGTTTGGTAACTGCAAAAATAACTACAACAAAAGATGAACTGACAATCTCAGGAGCAGTATTTGGTAAGAATGAGCCAAGAATTGTTGATATCAACGGCTACGGTGTAGAAGCTTCGCTGAACGAACACATGCTTGTTCTTTTTGGAAAAGATAAACCAGGCTTGATTGGTGATATTGGATCTCTTCTCGGTCGTAAAAAAATAAATATAGCACAGATGGCATTTGGAAGGAAAGAGATTGGCGGCAACGCTATTACAATTTTAAATGTAGATGCACCATTGCCCTTAGAATGCCTCCAAGAGATTGAGAAGCTGGGTCATATAGAATCGGCCAACCTGATCCATCTGTAA
- a CDS encoding formylglycine-generating enzyme family protein, whose product MVKHTYLIVWILFCSLYIHTLKESLAAEEKYPDMVLVPAGEFIMGDSTYYDWTFLLAYNIYDGPEHRVYLDAFYIDKYEVTNEQYKKFVEETGHRMPRCWNDVRFNQPKQPIVGITWEDAVAYATWAGKRLPTEAEWEKAARGTDKRVWPWGNKFDKEKCNVWESVIKATTPVGKYENGKSPYGCYDMAGNAWEWCADYYDQNYYYVSLQKNPAGPDSGLQRVVRGGSFLYFGHYARCAARYRVPWYAESPQIGFRCVKSAEK is encoded by the coding sequence TTGGTTAAGCATACATATCTCATAGTATGGATTTTGTTCTGTTCTCTTTATATTCATACTTTAAAAGAATCATTGGCTGCTGAAGAGAAATATCCTGATATGGTTTTGGTACCTGCCGGTGAATTTATCATGGGTGATAGTACCTACTATGATTGGACTTTTCTCCTGGCTTATAATATTTACGACGGGCCTGAGCACCGTGTCTATCTGGATGCTTTTTATATAGATAAATATGAAGTAACCAATGAACAATATAAGAAATTTGTAGAAGAAACGGGGCATCGCATGCCACGTTGCTGGAATGATGTCAGATTCAATCAGCCCAAGCAGCCGATTGTCGGTATTACCTGGGAAGATGCTGTTGCATATGCAACCTGGGCTGGAAAACGATTACCCACGGAGGCAGAATGGGAAAAAGCTGCACGTGGTACGGATAAGCGTGTATGGCCGTGGGGGAACAAATTTGACAAAGAGAAATGTAATGTGTGGGAATCTGTGATCAAAGCAACAACACCGGTTGGAAAATATGAGAATGGTAAAAGCCCTTACGGATGTTATGATATGGCAGGGAATGCCTGGGAATGGTGTGCTGATTATTATGATCAAAATTATTATTACGTATCTTTACAAAAAAATCCTGCAGGTCCTGATTCCGGTCTGCAAAGGGTTGTCCGTGGTGGTAGCTTCCTATATTTTGGACATTATGCACGGTGCGCGGCGCGCTATCGGGTGCCTTGGTATGCCGAGAGTCCGCAAATTGGGTTTCGTTGTGTAAAATCAGCGGAAAAATAA